Part of the Tenebrio molitor chromosome 4, icTenMoli1.1, whole genome shotgun sequence genome, CTAAGCGAAGTTAAACTGGATTAGGATGATAAAGAACGTGGTGATGGATTGCAGGATTCCAAAAATCGTCGTTCTGTCAATCCAGAAGAATCTTGCTGCCGAGAATTCTGGAAAATTGTCTTTCATCATTCCACTCAACATCTTCACTTCATCGTTTCTTCCACCATTTGCACAATACCGATACTTGCTGAGCAACCTCACAATCGTCTCCCCCTCTTCGAGGATGGCGTCGCACGACACTATTATAACAACGCTGCCAACCTACAatctacaaaataaatctaGACAAAATCGCGAGGTCAAATCTTACAAAGAGTACGACTAGTATGCCGACATTGACAATGGTGATGCCAATCCCGAGATTCTTTTGACTGTCAATCAACAGATCCATGTAGATGAGGATGCGCAAGCAGCTGTACAAGATTACGAAGAGTATTGGCCAGCCGAAGATCTGATTAAAAGCTTCTACAGACTGTCTCAACCCCAAGATATTGTATTTCACTTTTATGAACACAAGATGGTTGTCGTTCTCGCTGAAGATATTTTTAATCAAGCGTCTTATCTCCCTGTACCGTTTGAGGAACATGTTCAAGATGGCGCAAATCAGATAAATGTAGATAAATTTAGAATAGAGTTGTACAGCATCCATGACGTACTGCTTGTAGTACTCCACACCAAAATTAACAATCCACGTCCATATCGTACCGAGCATCAGCGCCCAATAGAGCACGTTGGCGACGGCGAACCACTTGATAAAGAAGTGCTTGGGAGTGGTGCACTCGATGGTTTGCAAGTTGCTCACCAAGACTTGCCATTGCTGCTCCCTGC contains:
- the LOC138129478 gene encoding uncharacterized protein, producing the protein MEISDLNILSVSFAIGKLLAVTPHSLDVKQNRRCQKIYSLFMCTAITVGLSVTYCYRIPFYKKFDLIKLTIHVLLDICLYAFNFYTTIVVTFCREQQWQVLVSNLQTIECTTPKHFFIKWFAVANVLYWALMLGTIWTWIVNFGVEYYKQYVMDAVQLYSKFIYIYLICAILNMFLKRSSAGQYSS